One segment of BD1-7 clade bacterium DNA contains the following:
- the mcrB gene encoding 5-methylcytosine-specific restriction enzyme B: protein MARYCGKHDSEATLAAALQWRDECLIEQGSIFSSGSLWNEVYLEDLKRHFSDNLDEGEGGFLQKFESQLEQAKPETKQLASEMLWFMLLPLSNIGPDKKRENIQEIWAWSGGLLALPHTLLSDDTLKGVGSGGTSYNQNRWRELVYFIEVMLELRKLPKDMFDDLIQQPFHFARWLDAIDGSKNRQLRHILLFLIFPESFERVFAAGSRRNIIVAFRPFSRQQVNHMLPSEIDAELFEIRKEQQARYPGTQLDFYMPPLASLWRESDADCVVSEPSSLPYQLDRNDTMSKHPLNTIFYGPPGTGKTYNTVSYALSILEPDTDFSQHSFDTKKKLYDDYVTRERIRFCTFHQSFSYEDFVEGLRADSDDEGTVSYEVKSGIFKDICEKAKSEKFKGIEYLTPGARVWKVSLEGAGPGAVKTACFDRGEIRIGWGDMGDLSDYDAVFGGDSNRLKGLGMNAIACLEAISHDMSVGDIVVSICSKTNIEAVGIVKGKYFYDEKGCADRRDYQNALPIDWIIRNINVSLTHLNGGKSFTLKTLYELKRISASSLFEHLENSNVTVPKRSVERSEAPDNYVLIVDEINRGNLSSIFGELITLIEPSKRGGNPEAVEVTLPYSGSVFSVPKNLHIVGTMNTADRSLALVDTALRRRFDFVEMMPDYAVLKKRVVRGIDLALLLQTMNNRIEYLYDREHTLGHAFFMPVVNVLDDVGDENVAFDVLRSVFKNKILPLLQEYFYDDWQRIALVLGDNQKLVEHHQFVQKRHSFKTSDLFGQSTDLSIFGEDKVVFELAAGVFDVNDPQLYIKIYNPTYTEKPSEDEASAVQQEKRTADAES, encoded by the coding sequence ATGGCTCGGTATTGCGGTAAACACGATTCGGAAGCGACACTCGCTGCGGCTTTACAATGGCGAGATGAGTGCTTGATAGAACAGGGTTCTATTTTCTCAAGCGGTTCATTGTGGAATGAAGTCTATCTCGAAGACTTAAAGCGACATTTCTCCGATAATCTGGATGAAGGGGAGGGTGGCTTTCTTCAAAAGTTTGAATCACAGTTGGAGCAGGCAAAACCAGAAACTAAACAGCTGGCGTCTGAAATGCTCTGGTTCATGCTGCTTCCATTAAGCAACATTGGGCCTGATAAAAAGCGTGAGAATATTCAAGAGATATGGGCTTGGTCGGGTGGGCTTTTGGCATTGCCGCATACACTGCTTAGCGATGATACGTTAAAGGGTGTGGGTAGTGGTGGGACAAGCTACAACCAAAATCGATGGCGTGAACTTGTCTATTTCATAGAGGTCATGCTGGAACTTCGAAAATTGCCGAAGGATATGTTCGATGACCTGATCCAGCAGCCTTTTCACTTTGCCCGCTGGCTTGACGCCATTGATGGCAGTAAGAATCGTCAGTTGAGACACATACTGTTGTTTCTCATATTTCCAGAGAGTTTTGAGCGTGTTTTTGCGGCGGGCAGTCGCAGAAATATCATTGTTGCGTTCAGGCCGTTTAGTCGGCAACAAGTTAATCATATGCTGCCGTCTGAGATTGATGCCGAACTGTTCGAAATTCGAAAAGAACAACAAGCAAGATATCCGGGCACACAGCTCGATTTTTATATGCCGCCACTCGCGTCTTTGTGGCGGGAGTCTGATGCGGATTGTGTCGTATCAGAGCCCTCGTCGTTACCTTACCAATTGGATAGAAACGATACTATGTCAAAACACCCGCTAAACACTATTTTCTACGGCCCGCCAGGAACTGGAAAAACCTATAATACCGTGAGTTATGCGTTGTCAATTCTCGAGCCTGACACTGATTTTTCACAGCACAGTTTTGATACCAAAAAGAAGCTATACGACGATTATGTAACTAGAGAACGCATTCGTTTTTGCACGTTTCATCAGAGTTTTTCTTATGAGGATTTTGTTGAGGGCTTGAGGGCGGATAGCGATGACGAAGGCACGGTAAGTTATGAGGTAAAGTCGGGCATTTTTAAGGATATATGCGAGAAAGCTAAGTCTGAGAAGTTTAAAGGTATCGAATATCTCACCCCTGGAGCCAGGGTTTGGAAGGTTTCATTGGAAGGTGCTGGGCCAGGCGCTGTGAAAACTGCGTGTTTTGATCGTGGCGAAATACGAATTGGTTGGGGCGATATGGGTGATTTGTCTGACTATGATGCGGTGTTTGGGGGAGATAGCAACCGCCTAAAAGGCCTAGGAATGAATGCAATAGCATGCCTTGAGGCAATCTCTCACGATATGTCTGTGGGGGATATTGTCGTGAGTATTTGCAGCAAGACCAATATCGAGGCCGTTGGAATTGTTAAGGGCAAATATTTCTATGATGAAAAAGGGTGTGCTGATCGCCGGGACTATCAGAACGCTTTGCCTATCGATTGGATTATTCGAAATATTAATGTCTCGTTGACTCATCTAAATGGTGGTAAATCCTTCACCTTAAAAACACTTTACGAATTAAAACGTATATCAGCCTCTTCGCTATTTGAGCATCTTGAGAACTCTAACGTAACCGTTCCAAAGCGGTCAGTTGAACGCTCAGAAGCACCGGATAATTATGTGTTAATCGTTGATGAGATTAATCGCGGTAATCTTTCTTCAATCTTTGGAGAGTTGATTACATTGATTGAGCCGTCAAAGCGTGGCGGTAATCCAGAAGCTGTAGAGGTAACTCTGCCGTATTCAGGCAGCGTATTCTCCGTACCTAAAAATCTGCATATCGTGGGCACCATGAATACTGCGGATAGGTCTTTGGCGTTGGTAGATACCGCGTTGCGCCGNCGTTTCGATTTTGTTGAGATGATGCCTGATTATGCTGTACTGAAAAAGAGGGTAGTTCGAGGCATAGATCTCGCATTATTACTGCAAACAATGAATAACCGGATTGAGTACCTTTACGATAGAGAGCATACGTTAGGTCACGCGTTTTTTATGCCAGTCGTCAATGTACTTGATGATGTTGGCGATGAGAATGTCGCTTTCGATGTTCTAAGAAGCGTCTTCAAGAATAAGATCTTGCCATTGCTCCAAGAGTACTTTTACGATGATTGGCAGCGAATTGCTTTGGTCTTGGGTGATAACCAAAAATTAGTTGAGCATCATCAATTCGTTCAGAAGAGACACAGCTTTAAAACGAGTGACCTTTTTGGTCAGAGTACTGATTTGAGTATCTTTGGCGAGGATAAAGTTGTTTTTGAACTTGC